CTCATCGCCGGCTCCACGGGAAGCGGGAAGAGCGTGGCCATCAACGTCCTCCTCCACAGCCTCCTCTTCAAACACCTGCCCACGACCTTGCGCCTCCTCCTCATTGACCCCAAGATGGTGGAGCTCACCCCCTACGAGGGCATCCCCCACCTGGTGCGGCCCGTGGTCACGAGCCCGGAGGAGGCCGCAGGGGTCCTGCAGGGGGCGGTGGCCCACATGGAACGGCGCTACCGCCTGATGAGCCAAGTGGGGGCCCGGAACCTGGAGCAGTACAACGCCAAGGTGGGCCCCGAGGAGGCCCTGCCCTACCTGGTCATCGTGGTGGACGAGCTCGCCGACCTGATGATGACCGCCCCCAAGGAGGTGGAGGCGGCTATCCTCCGCCTCGCCCAGATGGCCCGGGCCACGGGGATGCACCTCATCCTCGCCACCCAGCGGCCCAGCGTGGACATCCTCACCTCCCTCATCAAGGTGAACATCCCCGCCCGCCTGGCCTTCGCCGTCTCCAGCGGGTTTGACTCCCGCACCATCCTGGACGCCCAGGGAGCGGAAAGGCTCATCGGCCAGGGGGACGCCCTCTTCCACCAGCCGGGCCTGCCCAAGCCCGTGCGCCTCCAGGTGCCCTACGTCTCCGAGGAGGAGGTGGCCCGGGTGGCGGGCTTCCTCCGGGGCCAAAGCCACGAGGACCGCTTCGCCGAGGCCTACGGCGCCGACTTTGAGCCCCCGAAGGCGGTGGAAGGGGGAGGGCCGGGGGAGGTGGACTTCTCCGACCCCCTCTTGAAGAAGGCGGCGGAGATCGTGGTGGAGGAAGGGTACGGCTCGGTGAGCCGCCTGCAGAGGCGGCTTTCCATCGGCCACGCCCGCGCAGGGAAGCTCATGGACGCCCTCGAGGCCATGGGCATCGTGGGCCCGCCCCGGGGCTCCAAGCCCCGGGAGGTCCTCGTCACCAAGGACCAGCTCAAGGACTTCTTCGGCTAAGGGGCTTGCCCCCCCTCCCCCGGGGGGCTATGATAGGCGCTTGTGGAAACGGTGCCGGGCGGGCGCTGGGTAGCGGAGATCTACGGGTGCGACCTCTCCGTGTTGGAAAACCCCAAGATGGTGGAGGCGGCCCTTCTGGACGCGGTGATGCGCCTCGGGGCTCCCCGGGATTCGGCCCAGTCGGTGGTCTACAAGTTCCACCCCCAGGGGCTCTCCGCGGCGGTGGTGAGCCCCGTGGCCGCGGTGATGATCCACACCTGGCCCGAGGACAACGCCTCCGCCACCCTGGACCTCTACTTCTACCGGGACGGGGTGGACCCGGAGGAGGTGCTCAAAGGCCTCACCCGGGCCTTTGGGGCCAAGGAGGAGTCCGCCTTCCGCTACTGGCGGGGCACGGAGCACGCCATCAA
This region of Thermus thermophilus genomic DNA includes:
- the speD gene encoding S-adenosylmethionine decarboxylase; this encodes METVPGGRWVAEIYGCDLSVLENPKMVEAALLDAVMRLGAPRDSAQSVVYKFHPQGLSAAVVSPVAAVMIHTWPEDNASATLDLYFYRDGVDPEEVLKGLTRAFGAKEESAFRYWRGTEHAIKRRAFGAERAE